From the genome of Bacteroidia bacterium:
GAGTCTTCTCGCATATGCGATTGCTCCTGTTGCTAGGGCGGCGATACCGGTACCGACGAGTATTTTCTTAATCAGGCTCATTTTTTGATCTTCCATTTGGAGCTTAAAAAATCCGCTCCCAGTTTAAAGCCCACCCAGATCACTCCTCCGATCACTGCTTTCACAGCGTATTCCAGCAAGCCTGAAAAATCCATACTTGCCATAAGAATCATTCCTGTAAGGAACATTCCGCTTGTTGAGTCGCTATGTGTTTTTGGAGTATCCATTTTATTATTGCACAAACATCCGGTGTTGGATTAATATGCTTGGTAGGGTTTGAGTTGGATCGCGTCGTTCGCGTAAAACAAAATCGTTTTTGAATAAAAAGAGAACGCCCGCGTTAATTAAAGCGATTGATTATTTATCGCCCAACAGTTGAAAACATGGAGGATAGTCCAGTTTTTCAAAAATGGTTTTTACCTGTGGGATCGTAAGTACTCGTCCTCTAATCTCACCAATCTCATCGCGAAAAGGCTTGATCCATGAGCGGAACACGCGCCAACTGATCTGATAGAGTTCGGCCAGTTCGTTTAAGGTGTAGGGTTTCACTACAACCCCTTTGTTGGAATCGTTTTGCATTGTAAATAGGATTTAAAGGTGATTATCTAGGCAGCCTGCATCCGTCCGCCTGTGAAGTAGAATTTTAAAGTCTCGGACTGTTGCTTTCGGAGATTTTCCTCCAACCATTTTCTGGTTCCTACAAATCCTTTTTCATTGTCGGGATTGAACCACAGGGAAGGGTTCGGGATGTAACGAGAAGAATCTCTCATCACGTACCGCTTGGCCATCAGCACACGTTCACAGAAGTAGCTGAAATATTTTCCTGCATAGCGCATGAATAATTCCGGCAGGATGTCTTCATAGTACTGCGCAATATGCTGTTTGGCAAGTTCTATTTCGTGTTTGCTGAAAGCATGACCTCCATACAATTGCATTTTTGTAAATTCCCAGGAGGCTTCTGTCAAGAGTGCTATCGCTTCGGGATGCACTCTGAAAATTGTTTCATCTTTTTTCATCGTCGTATTTTTTCTTACGACAAAGATGGGGAGGGTGAAAAGATGGTTGTGCTATAAGTGTTGTTAAGTGGGGTTAAGCGTTGGTTATGGGTGGTAAGGGCTAGCATTTGACGGTATCTGATGCTAAAAGAAAGGAATCATCTTGCATCAAAGAAATCGCTTAAAAGCATCGGCCTTCCTTGATAGGTCATGTGGTCAGCAAGACTAACTTCTCTTTCTTCCATACCACCGGAATAATAGAGCTTCAGTTTAACGGGTTCGTCATGGGCAAAAGAAAATGAATTATACTTAATTCGGAGACTATCGATACAAATTGTCGCTTTGTCATTTTGAAAAAGAGGGCTCGGGTTGGGGAAGGAGAAAATGGAATAATCATTCTCTTCGCGTACGAAAGAAGCACGGAGAGGATCATAATTAACGGTTCGCCCATAAATATAAACTAGCCGAGGAAGAGCAACTTCTAGTTTGTATTGATTTTCAATAGCATTGCCGACGTTTTCAATGTGAAAATTCATTTTTAAAGTTAAATCGGAGATTTTTCCTCCACTGGTGGAACCTACCTGTATCGAAATGACAGGGTCTGCCAATTGTAATACTGTCTTTTCTCTTTTGAAATATAAATTTCTCACCTCGTACTCTTCAAGCGGAACAGACTGGAAATTATAACGTCGATAATACCTGCTGTCGTTAGCCATATGTGGTGCCGAACTATTTGAAGGGATTTTAATCACGTAAATGGTCTTTGATATGTCACCTTCATAGCGTATAGGAATAATGGAAAGCTTTTCTATTCGTTTAGAAATATTGGAATGAATAACATTTTCCAGCCATTCCTTGGTTATTTGATGCCCATCAATAAATGAATACGAAATTGGCACGTGATTTTCTTCTGTAATGCCATAGATAATGATACCCCCATCGGAGTTTGCAAAGGCCGATACATCTTTCGCAATTTCCTTCTTTTTCGCATCAGTATTCTGCAACGACCCAGATGCCTTATAGTCCAGATGCAAGGATTCCTCCACCTTATCTCGGATAAGATTATCTAGGTCTTTGCTTGTGATTTCTTGTTTGTTAAAAAGTGTAAGCATCTACGCTCTAGGCATAATTATTAATGAAGATTTCAAATTCATGCATTGT
Proteins encoded in this window:
- a CDS encoding ATP-binding protein, which produces MLTLFNKQEITSKDLDNLIRDKVEESLHLDYKASGSLQNTDAKKKEIAKDVSAFANSDGGIIIYGITEENHVPISYSFIDGHQITKEWLENVIHSNISKRIEKLSIIPIRYEGDISKTIYVIKIPSNSSAPHMANDSRYYRRYNFQSVPLEEYEVRNLYFKREKTVLQLADPVISIQVGSTSGGKISDLTLKMNFHIENVGNAIENQYKLEVALPRLVYIYGRTVNYDPLRASFVREENDYSIFSFPNPSPLFQNDKATICIDSLRIKYNSFSFAHDEPVKLKLYYSGGMEEREVSLADHMTYQGRPMLLSDFFDAR